In Rhineura floridana isolate rRhiFlo1 chromosome 6, rRhiFlo1.hap2, whole genome shotgun sequence, one genomic interval encodes:
- the EXTL2 gene encoding exostosin-like 2, translating to MRFYHTCKLPGRIMGIRLLHFSSVVVLLLLLVAGALTALLPNIKEDKMLNLRRERKSQSQFASDSFTLIMQTYNRTDLLLKLLNHYQAIPHLHKVIVVWNNIGEKAPEEIWNSLGPHPVPVIFKTQTVNRMRNRLQVFPELETKAVLMMDDDTLVSAHDLVFAFSIWQQFPDQIVGFVPRKHLPSLSGIYSYGSFELQSPSNGNGDQYSMVLIGAAFFNSEYLELFQKQPKAVLAMIDETQNCDDIAMNFLVAKHTGKPSGMFVKPVDIRNLEKESNTGYSGMWHRAEHLLQRSYCLNKLVSIYGNMPLKYSNVMISQFGFPNYANHKNKM from the exons ATGAG GTTTTATCACACCTGCAAGCTACCTGGAAGAATTATGGGGATCCGGCTCCTTCACTTCTCTTCTGTTGTGGTCCTTCTGTTGCTCCTGGTGGCAGGGGCATTAACTGCTTTGCTGCCAAATATTAAAGAAGATAAAATGCTTAATTTGCGGAGGGAAAGAAAATCCCAGAGCCAGTTTGCCTCGGATTCATTTACTCTCATTATGCAGACGTACAATAGAACCGATCTGCTGTTGAAGCTTTTGAATCATTATCAAGCCATCCCTCATTTGCACAAAGTTATTGTTGTGTGGAATAACATTGGAGAGAAAGCACCTGAGGAAATTTGGAACTCCCTGGGACCACATCCAGTCCCAGTTATCTTCAAAACCCAAACAGTAAATCGCATGCGGAACAGACTTCAGGTTTTCCCTGAGCTGGAAACAAAAG CTGTTTTGATGATGGATGATGATACCCTAGTTAGCGCTCATGACCTAGTTTTCGCTTTCTCCATTTGGCAG CAATTTCCAGATCAGATAGTAGGATTTGTTCCTAGAAAGCACTTGCCCAGCCTTTCAGGAATATACAGCTATGGAAGTTTTGAACTGCAGAGTCCTAGCAACGGAAATGGAGACCAGTATTCAATGGTTCTAATAGGAGCAGCCTTCTTCAACAGTGAATATCTAGAACTCTTTCAGAAACAGCCTAAAGCTGTGCTTGCCATGATAGATGAGACTCAGAATTGTGATGATATTGCCATGAATTTCTTAGTAGCCAAACATACTGGGAAGCCTTCGGGCATGTTTGTGAAGCCGGTAGACATCAGGAATTTGGAAAAAGAGAGTAACACCGGCTATTCTGGAATGTGGCATCGGGCAGAACATTTGCTCCAGAGGTCTTACTGTCTAAATAAATTGGTTAGTATCTATGGCAACATGCCCTTAAAATACTCTAATGTTATGATTTCTCAGTTTGGCTTTCCAAACTATGCTAATCACAAGAACAAAATGTAA